Proteins from one Dromiciops gliroides isolate mDroGli1 chromosome 6, mDroGli1.pri, whole genome shotgun sequence genomic window:
- the LOC122732940 gene encoding reactive oxygen species modulator 1-like — protein sequence MPVAVGPYGQSQPTCFDRVKMGFVMGCAVGMAAGAPFGTFSCLRIGMRGLELMGGIDKITMQSGGTFGTFMAIGMGIRC from the coding sequence ATGCCAGTAGCCGTGGGTCCCTACGGACAATCCCAGCCCACCTGCTTCGACCGAGTGAAGATGGGCTTCGTGATGGGCTGCGCCGTGGGCATGGCGGCCGGGGCGCCGTTTGGCACCTTTTCGTGCCTCAGGATCGGGATGCGGGGCCTGGAGCTGATGGGCGGAATTGACAAAATCACGATGCAGAGCGGGGGTACCTTCGGAACGTTTATGGCCATCGGAATGGGCATCCGCTGCTGA